Below is a genomic region from Cyprinus carpio isolate SPL01 chromosome B6, ASM1834038v1, whole genome shotgun sequence.
cccattcaaaactatacgagtgacatgtcttgggtattctatacactgtgttccaaattattatgcaagtgacatatcaataggatttcagtacactaaagagtcagatttttgtttttgttgtttttcacatctttttagataactggtatcaatctcagacaggatGAAAccatgcaatgtcttgcaaaaggcatcaaaacaaacaatatttcgcCAAAAGCcaatagaaattattgaactgtaaaaagatttgtgagtgacttagggCACAGaggatcttggtcagataaagatttattaaggaaagtttctgtcaaacaaatgaactgtattgtaatgccagctgtaaaaaagccactgctgagcagcagtcaggtgtttgaagctactggagtctcaaggtCCTCTCCAtacagactgacagttgtgtgtaaagctgtgtttcagtcactgctaaccaaacttcacaaagagaaacctgcacagtggctgtagaaacacatgaagacttgtttttaaatagttttattcacttaTGAATGCTGCAGTAcaattgaaaatgtgtttctacagccaatGTTTTTTGTGATATCCTACTCTTGTCATGgttatgttgtgttttggttctgtttctGCCTCCACATTTCCCTTGTCACGAGTCACGAGTTCACGAGTCCCCTTGTCTattagtttccatggtttttggTTAATTTGCTCGTTAGTCATTATTAGTTAACTCCCTTCACCTCTTTTCCTCTCGTCAGCTGCCCTacttaggccccgtccacacggaaaCGCATTTagctatatacacatatatttagtATCCTATCGGCATTTTGTCCACATGGATCCGGTGTTTTgtgagagtgaaaccgatattttttgaaaccgggttccagagtggataaatctgaaaatgctgCCCTTGCGTTTTTGTGTGGACAatgaatccgtatattttctgaaatgatgacgtCATCACCCCatgtctcgcccctagtcagacactgctacatcacgtaacagcaacaaaaacatgaacaaacactgaacgattgtctttttattaactaacattaacacatattaatgtattgttccatgttcgtttgtataccacgcacaaggtttatgcgcatagtccaagtcttcatctccatttttagtgtatgtctgtggcagaattacagcgccacatactggtctggcatgtaaactacatcgttttgtgtcggtttcatggtttcgtgtggatgcagatatttcttgagacgaggcaaaaaaaagattggatagggaaaggtctggcttcgtgtggatgtAGCCTTAAAGTCTACTTTCTGTTCAGTAGTTTTTCGGatattgtttgatgtttgatATTACGACTACCCTTGCATAAGTTTTTTGtggataataatattaaagactTTTCGTTGTGGTTTATCCTTGTCTTCTTGGCCTTCCTTTAGAGAGACTGTAACAACTCTCATTTACTTCATATAGAAAAAACTGAACCATGACATAtacaaaaattatacaataataattagaattatttatttgtaactaaattaGCCTATAAGattaaacaaataatcaaatatattattgtagTCAAACTGTTGTAggctactgtaaaataataaatatatatttattttattttaaattaaattataataataatatggctgttttcatttcttttatttccaatgttattgtatttatttgtgtcatTCAGGTTTCAAGCACTGAAGAAAGAAGCTCTTTTgcattgtcctttttttttacGTGGTTAAACATTGCATGTCTCCAACGAATGACGCAGAATCAAGTAGGCTGCTGAATCActattttaagacatttaagagataaagcaataaaaacaaactcaacaAAAGTTCACAGTTCTCAttcctcatatttatattaaatgtttgtcCGTATTATGCTAGtttgtgaacaaacaaacaacaacagcaaaaaattatatatatatatatatatatatatatatatatatatatatatatatatatatatatatgctactaaCAAGCCAAACATTTTTAATACCAGATAACAAATACGATCTCGGATGACTGCATTAGCTAAGCTAATCGATTTGTTAGCATTAAGCTAGCTcatattaatagtttaatttggTAATGTTaaccataatacataatataatacttaatacttaaacTTAATCTAATAATTAATCTGACTTTATAGGcctatttaaattgaaatttgcTGGCAAATGAATTTGTACAGCGTTAATTGGAGAAGAAAGGCGGGTATTATGTTCGAATCAAGTGTTCTCAATATTTCTACATGTGAAggcaaaataaatcaatgtgaattatttaatcaaacaatATTCATTCGTCATTTTTGAACTATTAAAAAAGAACCgtaccctgctgaaaaaagaaCAGcgtatgctggttaggtatgttttgacgctgggatgctggtttatgctggtcttttgctggtttatgctggtccttttgctggtttatgctggtcctttgccagcacattatcagcataaaccagcaaaggaccagcataaaccagcaaaggaacagcttaaaccagcaaaggaccagcataaaccattaaagaaccagcttaaaccagcttcCCAGCGACAAAACgtatacctaaccagcatatgctgttttttttcaacaggataTACGCACCCAAACCCTACCGCCCCCCGTTAGCATCGAACAGAAATCATAAACCTTTTATATAGACTTCaaatttctgtgatttttttttccttttttatttcaattgaaaATAAGTATCATAGTTTTGTAGCTAGCCTTTCGCTTAATCTGAACCTGCGCCGAAAGCTACATTTATGCACAACATCACTCAGGGATCCGCCCAAGAATCACCAGTACCTTTAAAAGGAGTGCAGTGCACCTCCCTTCACCGCGGTTAACATGAGCAGAGCTTCATACTGACAGCGGCTCTCGAGGGTGAATACTTGATTAAACTGCAGAGCCTCTAATAGAACCGGTACATATTGATTTCCTTTTTAATATAAGGATGAAGGTATTGCTTACATGAATTTCTTAGGTCTGTGCACTTCCCCCGAATTCCGCTGATCCCATTTCATCTCAAGGCATTGCCTTTTAATTTATAGATCTCAGGTGTTGTGCAGCATTGGATTATTCTACCAAGTGGTGAGAGGATTGataattgatatttttaaacacCGATACACTTTCTTCCTTTAACCGGACGCTACATCTTAGTTCTCGGACATCTCAAACGAAAGAAAGCGTCGGTTCTGCTAATTCAAGGCTGGTGGAATAGGTTCTCGACAGTACAATGCTGCTAAGTTTGTATACTCTGATGACATTTGTATGGGGACTACCCGGCTTTTCTGCCTCGTACGTGCCCTGTGAGCCGTGTGATCAGAAGGCGATGTCCATGTGTCCTCCGGTGCGGATGGGGTGTCAGGTGGTGAAGGAGCCCGGCTGCGGATGCTGCTTGACCTGCGCACTGACCGAGGGGCAGGCGTGTGGAGTCTACACGGGCACTTGTGGACAGGGACTGCGCTGCTTGCCTCGGAACGGGGAGGAAAAGCCGCTGCACGCTCTGCTTTACGGCAAAGGAGTTTGCATGAACGAGAAACTACACAAACCACTGCCTAGAGGTAATTTGTATTGACATGCAATAggtcaaatctatctatctatctatctatctatctatctatctatctatctatctatctaggtcAGGATATCCATAGCAGAAAATACTGTAGAATAAATTTTATCTGGatgagtttttacatttattgaataCAGAATTGGTATTCAAATCAAATTCCTTTTCAGCAAtcccccacccacacacccaaagatctatctctctgtcattctctttATCACACTCTTTCACAGGCGTTAGCCTcccctgtcttttttttttagctccatAAAAATCAGCTATTAACTCAGCTGTCAGCACTCTTAAAACTGTGATTATGCGATCTCATCACATTTACTGAAAACAGCTGCTGCAGCTATTTCACTCTGAATCTTCATCTTGCAAGTCGTTAAAAATTTAGACCAGAATGGGAGGCTTGAGAATGGTTAAATACAACTttaagtccccccccccccaccaccaccaccaaaaaataaataaataaataataataataaaaaagtttatgtttacataaatgAGTTAATACTGCTTAGATGGGACTCTATGCTGCCTCTAACTTCTGTGTAAAGATGCAatgcttttaaaagtatgttaCTATTCTGAACAATTGTCTCTGGCCAAAAAGCAGTCATAGATGTGTCTCATCACTAAAAGGACAATGCAAGTTTTGAGGGCACAAATTGGTAAAACATGGTCGcaattttctaaaatgttaaaaataaataagatgcgGTTGCAATTTAACTAATTTGACTTAACagattaataaagcatttactaaTACTATATTAATAAGTTGTGGGAATGATTTCTAAATACGTGGCCACAATAACTTTTTTCCCCTGCATGTCATTTGCGAGGCTCTGTATTAaacattttgtgtaaatacactCATTTGTTGCCACCTTTGTACTATAACAATGATATTTTAGTAATAAAAGGTGTTAACAGTATGTAACAGAAGACATTTAGAAGACAAATCAGGGAGAAAGAATGAGCACACCACCTCTCCCAGGGCTGCACAGATCTCAGATTAGCATGCATTCCCAGAACAATACCCCTAGATTAGGAGACTTGGAAGTGCACTTGTCACATCgcgaaaataaaatgtaatatccCTCAAATAAAAGATCAACAGATTAGGAAAGAAGCGGAAGCACAATGTTGATTTATTCAATGATTTCTAAGCTTTGCTGAGGTCTTTCTCTGAATTGTCAGTGATGTCATCGCAAATGGCTTGAGAGATTTGCTCATATATTGTGACCCTGGCTGCTTAGCTTTTCCACAGAAAGGATGAGGAAAGGGTCAAGCCTGcatgagagagaggaagaggagccGGTGGTTGAGTTCAAACTGTTGACCGCTTTTGGCAGGCTTGATTTGATTCTATGACAAGTGAAAATGTAACTTCCAAAACTTCCATTAGAGGTTTTTACAAACTGCGATTCAGAAATACCTGCCTTTTATGTTTTTCAATTACTTTTCTATAGTTTCTATAATAAGTTAATGGTTGTATTGTGAGGAAGGCACGTTAAATGAAATATGCTTGAAGTTATTTTCGCTAATAAAGTTTTCATTATGAGATGACATCTCGAGAAAGCCAACAGCTAAAAAACCACCAGAAATCTGTTGATCTGTCTCTTCTCAAGAGTATTGGCTCGCTCTCAGATGCTAAATATTAGTCTTGCTAACCTTTTTTTATAAGCAGTATTTCAATAAACTGAGCAGCAACATTCTCAGTGTGTGCTGTAAGACCAGTGCAGGGAGATAAAAGTCTTTCTTGTGGATAGATAATGGCAAAGTGACTGTACTTGAACTTGACTGAACTTGAAGCATACCAGTCCATTGTGGCCTTAAATTTATGGTCTTGATAGTTTTGTGATTGATGTACAGGCATCTTGACAATGCAAACGACCCTGGTGTATGTTACATGGATCTCAGTTAAACCATTGCATTCGACTATTGTCCTCTTCTCAGATCGTGAGTCACATGAAGACACCCATGTTACAGAGGATCTTCTTCCCCAGGCCAAAGTTCCATTATTCCAACGAGACCATATTAACAGCAAGAAGGCTCAGGCCATGCGAAAGGATCAGAAGAGACAGGAGGCTAAACTCAGGATCAGGGGGAATTCTGAATCCCCGCTCTTCGGAAAGGACAAACATCAGCCTGACATTGTAAGTTTGTTCATCAACATTCATCTGATGTTagtgaaaaatgttttcatgctgtttctgttttttaaatgtttattttaatgcccAACACCTTTTCCAGACTGTTCTGTTAATGGTATGTCTGCTAACTGCAGGGTCCATGCCGAAGAAAAATGGATGGAATTATCCAGAGGATGAAGGACAACTCAAGAATCATGGCTCTTTCGCTGTACCTGCCTAACTGTGATAAGAAAGGCTTCTTCAAGCGCAAACAGGTTAGTTCTGCACTTCAGCATGTTTATAGAGGTCAGCTACTGACAGGCTTAGTTGTCGGAAAGTTTTCTTTTCTATAAACACATGGCTTTTGGCTGAGGGCAGGTTCAAGTTACATTGCTTACTTTGTGATGTCCATTTTTGGTTTTATGTCACAGTGTAAACCCTCCAGGGGGCGCAAGCGAGGCATCTGCTGGTGTGTAAACAAGCATGGAATTCAGATGCCAGGCACTGACTTTAATGGAGGCAACATCCAGTGCAAAGATCTTGAAAGCAACAGCAGCAACGAATGAGACAACGCAAATTTGGGAGTGTAACAATGACATTGTACACTTACTTTCATCTACCATATTATGTGATTTGCCAATCATTTCTAATCTTAAGAAGTCTGACCTCTATTTTTGGAAAAtccatattatataaaaaacagcCTCTTTTAAAGCTAAGCAGAGGATATGCTCAATACATGCAAAGGTTTTTGAATCCTGCAGTTACTGAATTTTCCTCTTTGATCTTGACATGTCATTAAGGTTGGTGGGATGTATCAAGTATCATTTGGGAAATGTAGTAGAGTCATGAACTAGTTTCCACTATATCTTATCATGgacatcttaaaatgttttatcagcTTAAAggaacaatttacaaaaaatttaaaattcagtcattatttacccatcctgatgttgttgttttttttacctatatGACActccttctgtggaacacaaaataagattttgtcCATGCAATTTAAGTCAGTTGGGTCTAAAACATTGGATCTTTTGTGTATTCTTTTGTCTTCCACAAAAAACGCATATAATTTTGGAATGACAAAGGTGAGTGAATGATGGcagaatttgcattttgtgtgaactattcccaTATATTAATATGACTATTTCATATGGCTTTGCTTTTGTCCATGGCACAGCATTTATTCACTGAATAGTACTTGTATAGTCTTCACACACTCTGTTTAGCAGTTTTGTACCACCATTTCCAAAGGATTCAGCACATTAGTTTATTGTCTTGGCACATTGTTTTGCCAGCCTGAATGATATAAGgaaatttatattctaataaccaCTGTTTAAGtgcactgtaaaaacaaacaaacaaaagccctatgaaaaacaaacaaaacaaagcacaacCTTTCAATAAGCTtagataaatatattaacatgcagtttttataaaTCACTACTGAATAAGAAAAACTCAACATTTGAATGCACAGTGGTGAAAAACAACCAGCCACTTTTCTATTTTTTCAAACTTTAACAGATCAGGGTCCTTGGGTTCTTATGGAAATATCAGTGCCTTTTTCTACTCAAATATTTGAATACTGATTTACATCAAAGGCATCAAAGGGGCCAAAGAAaggaaaacacaaacactcaaaatGCTGACCTTTAGTTTGCAGGAGTGTAGATTCAAAAAAGCAAATTCAGTGTTCTTAAAAAGTAGGCAAATTGAGATTATTTGCATTATGAAAATGCCATAGTAGTACAGTAACAAAGGTACTATTAGATGTTGGCCCACAGACTTGAATTTGCTGCTACCACATTTTCCACCTGGTATCAAAAATATGCTCTTCATGCTTATGAGATTATTTGCATTGCATGTGTACGTAACTTACGTATCAGATCAAAGCCTGACAACAGTTCAGAATTGTTGCCTGTTTGCAGAATTGTAGAAAGCCCTCTGTCATCATCACCTGTAAACCAGATTGACTCAGTTTTATTTTAGCCATAATCCTCAAAGTTGTGAGATTTCTAAATGACAATATTCTTCTTGTTACTGTTGAGTAACATGGAAATGATTCTGAATGATACCACTCCATGTGGGCAAAAATACAAAGCAGAGCAGTTTGACAAGTTTAGTATAGATTCTTATTCTACTTAATTTAATAGCTTATTTAAGATGTGcccaagaaaaataaaacacacatcagGACTAAGGAAAAAATCAACCAatcaagtaatatatatatatatatatatatatataatcaaattctTTGTATTCTTTGTATCTAAATACCTGTGTGCAAATATTTATTTGCCAAGTAATTTATGTACTcttatttttgtctcttttgtaaagacaaaacatttatttaaaaaatatattaatataaagatattcagatataataatagaaactttttattttgtctgtgtaCTGTGCTTTATCAGATACAGTTTGAGAAGAGCATAGACACAGGagtaatttcaaatatttatttggtgcatcactatttacatttgcagcatgtttatatatatagattctaGTTAAATGTATTTGTTCTGCCTTCATGAATGATTTGAAGACACCTATGACTTTTGTcacttgaaaaaacaaaaaaaacaaacaaataaacaaacaaaaaaaccctgcaaaTAATACCTTGAAATActtctttatttgtgtacatgtaAAACATTGGGTCCAAAATACCATGTGACAATGACACCTAACAGCAATGTTGAACTGTGTATAAAATTGACACAAAGTAAATCACAATGCTAAGTTAAAATAGTTAGTGAACGGCTCTATTAAATCTATTTAACACATCTTCATTGACTTGTTATgcagttttataataattatgtttgCTCTTCCTTTGTGTGACCACCAGATGTCAGTATGTTATATGCATTTGAAAAAAGAAGATCAACTGCATTAGGACAAACTATGTAGCATACATCAAAAGTTTTTCAAGCCAAACGATGTTAAGATTTTATAAGCAGCCCTATATAATTATATCTGTAAATCTTTTAAGGTAAGGCACTAGCTCACCGATTTACTGTACAATGTAGTGCTTCACTGTTTGTCAAAAGGAATACTGTCCTATCCAATAGAAAACATTACTATAGCATTTCCTGCACAATATGAGAAGGGGCAACCTATAAAAGAAGTGTATTGAAACAAATAGCACCAGTAACATAATGAGAGAAATACAATGTATACATACAAAGTATGTGAAAGTGTTAAAGGTAAGTTTGCAATCCTACAATCCTAGTTATTTTCCTACAGAAAAGTAGTAGTATAAGCCTGCTAATCTCAGTCCTTTGGTCATATGTCATCACTTAGCTTGGGCTGAATGAATAATATCAGTTATATCAGTACTTTAACTGTAACAATACTGTTTCAAACCATCTCAAATCTACAAGCGCAAAAATGTATAAACACAAGGTATATTGGTAGTTTGTTTAGAGAGTGTAAAACTTTGACTCTTTTAGAGGTAAGAGTCAGTGGGGGCAAGGGTCTGGGTTTGTAGGCTTGAAGGTTAAGATGGGAAGGGATAGGAAGGTTTAGGACATTGTTAGTTTTGAGGGTCCACAGAGGGATCCATGTCCTCAAGGTACTGGCTGCAGTTGGGATCACCCCTTATCATTGGAGAGGTGGGGATGGGTCTTCCTGTGTGTGGATTCACGCACCAGCACTCACCACGATGTCCATTCACTGACATcttacactgaaacacacacaatagTCAAATGAGCTTTTAGAACTAAATTtagtgtttaaaatttaattgacaCATTTGTGGCCATATACTCTAATGGTtaccacaaacacatttttagaaatacttttcttttaaaaagcacTTACAATGGACGTGAATAGGGAATACTGAAATTAATGAAGATGTGCAACATCCTATTGTTTACATCAAAGTAAacaatatgaatataaacatgattttagtgtgattttgattgatttgttgttgttgtttttttcatgatttttgaattaaaaaagcttACTTGCTCTGTGTGAAATAATATCAATTTAGAAATTTGACAACAGAATGCATTAACCCTAAAGCCTTAAAAtgtctgttaaaaaataaaacaaattaaaggtattttaataaaggTTTTGACAGGATAATTTAAGTGCATTATAAGCTTTTCAACATCTCTACTTGTGAATTCTTTAAAAAGGATTGGCACAATTCTTTTCCATGTTAAGTGGAATAAAATACCATAGATTTTTCCCTTTTCccttatttttttgcaataaatattgggtcacaaattaattttaacttaTATTGAATTTGAACTTGCATAGAATAATccattaaagcatttatttgttt
It encodes:
- the igfbp5a gene encoding insulin-like growth factor-binding protein 5a, translated to MLLSLYTLMTFVWGLPGFSASYVPCEPCDQKAMSMCPPVRMGCQVVKEPGCGCCLTCALTEGQACGVYTGTCGQGLRCLPRNGEEKPLHALLYGKGVCMNEKLHKPLPRDRESHEDTHVTEDLLPQAKVPLFQRDHINSKKAQAMRKDQKRQEAKLRIRGNSESPLFGKDKHQPDIGPCRRKMDGIIQRMKDNSRIMALSLYLPNCDKKGFFKRKQCKPSRGRKRGICWCVNKHGIQMPGTDFNGGNIQCKDLESNSSNE